In the Anastrepha obliqua isolate idAnaObli1 chromosome 1, idAnaObli1_1.0, whole genome shotgun sequence genome, one interval contains:
- the LOC129249486 gene encoding neuroendocrine protein 7B2 translates to MSTQHNGASSFVLLAILLLGSQQHVNAFSPMSKENIFADVLLTELLNRMDKDIDPVQNYFDLLSDAPKSVDLVSRSSKNNNDGPDEYEYRAMFGSHPSIRDQEYLQHSTLWGHQYINGGMGEMPNRFPAIKTDATLPAYCNPPNPCPYGYEESQGCISDFENTAIFSREFQAAQECTCDNEHMFDCAGQDSNASANEMTSTMEKFLMHQFQNENGIDNPNAVVKKFYGFAAGKHGGPNNPFLQGEKLPIAAKKGDHIRA, encoded by the exons ATGTCTACTCAACATAACG GCGCTTCCAGCTTTGTGCTGTTGGCAATTTTATTGCTTGGCAGTCAGCAACATGTTAATGCTTTTAGTCCAATGTCGAAGGAAAACATATTCGCCGATGTACTACTTACCGAATTGCTAAACCGCATGGACAAGGATATTGATCCGGTGCAAAATTACTTCGATTTACTTTCAGATGCACCCAAAAGTGTTGATTTAGTGTCACGTTCTTCGAAGAACAACAACGATGGTCCAGATGAATACGAATACCGTGCCATGTTTGGCTCGCATCCGTCCATACGTGACCAGGAGTACTTACAGCACAGCACTTTGTGGGGCCATCAGTACATAAACGGTGGCATGGGTGAGATGCCAAATCGCTTCCCAGCCATCAAGACCGATGCTACATTGCCGGCCTACTGCAATCCCCCAAATCCCTGTCCATATGGCTACGAGGAGAGTCAGGGCTGTATATCTGATTTCGAGAATACGGCAATTTTCAGTCGCGAATTCCAGGCTGCACAGGAGTGCACCTGCGACAATGAACACATGTTCGATTGCGCCGGCCAAGATAGCAATGCTAGCGCCAATGAGATGACTTCGACTATGGAAAAATTCTTGATGCACCAATTTCAGAATGAGAATGGTATTGACAATCCCAACGCTGTGGTGAAGAAATTCTATGGCTTTGCTGCTGGAAAACATGGCGGCCCAAATAATCCATTTTTGCAGGGCGAGAAGCTTCCCATAGCCGCCAAAAAAGGTGATCATATCAGGGCTTAG
- the LOC129253221 gene encoding protein downstream neighbor of son homolog, with amino-acid sequence MSATENCNTKNWKHPDELIKLHRLKQKKKQLTARLNQNNALTSQEKPGIDKQSLLEAKIAQKRKNPFAIKSVETKRPRNDVSPLIEEDSLLSFANTPPPQKEAFIRETPTRPAPAKLVLQPFDPKSFAAMLASNSALDDDETALEEQKFTKHLPMDWSIKTRVRIFCRSELPATTLKTSQLASGLTSFVRCIDTQKTQCGLDISPATRFNQSTYYWQHPHIPWMTLFPRTAKNNNGIVLGERERKALADDWDYSFRGLFQLLRARQCPYFYLCANSFTVLFRAAGTGGCVETHAMMSPSTSGLRSALRQEGIEYTMPLKKDNTLNKSDDGNFTEESNSVDDANNAHNVNTVEVTNQQLLVDDDEEDTDNFLENLEVNDKDLRRMQTAHIRKLNIQEMTDDFSDSSILLIEGVECQGFFSFLLNAKSTISTAGKLAGVPPTLLAPVAFPKATMQHLATRSSKVRMDGVDYNSIEVKGVVLPSFLPYACHLLGETKDTFSATLASNTTTLAFSKATQRLLEQAGPVGNEREQPKAAQDEAAGQVFGQENLSDCGLLPDVIECMCRTGQNAVTLLEHVCFDKVHGYAWS; translated from the exons ATGTCGGCAACAGAAAATTGCAACACGAAGAACTGGAAACATCCAGACGAG CTTATTAAATTACATCGtttgaaacaaaagaaaaagcagCTGACTGCGCGTTTGAATCAGAACAACGCGCTGACTAGCCAAGAAAAACCAGGGATAGATAAACAAAGTTTGTTGGAGGCGAAAATCGCGCAGAAACGAAAAAATCCGTTTGCAAT AAAATCTGTGGAAACTAAAAGACCTAGGAACGATGTTTCGCCACTCATCGAGGAGGATTCCCTGCTCAGTTTCGCTAACACCCCGCCCCCACAGAAAGAAGCATTTATACGCGAAACGCCTACACGTCCAGCACCCGCCAAATTGGTATTGCAGCCATTTGATCCGAAGTCTTTCGCTGCTATGCTAGCAAGCAATTCAGCCTTAGATGATGATGAAACTGCTTTGGAGGAACAGAAATTCACTAAACATCTTCCAATGGACTGGAGTATCAAAACTAGAGTGCGCATATTTTGTCGCAGTGAACTACCTGCAACTACGCTGAAAACAAGCCAACTGGCTAGCGGTCTGACGAGTTTCGTACGCTGCATTGACACACAAAAAACGCAATGCGGTTTGGATATTTCGCCGGCCACGCGTTTCAACCAGTCGACTTATTATTGGCAACATCCACACATCCCTTGGATGACATTATTTCCACGCACTGCTAAAAACAACAATGGTATAGTGCTTGGGGAGCGCGAACGCAAGGCTCTAGCCGATGATTGGGATTACAGTTTCAGAGGACTATTTCAGCTGCTACGTGCAAGACAATGCCCCTACTTTTATCTGTGTGCAAATTCATTCACTGTACTATTTCGTGCAGCCGGCACAGGTGGTTGTGTGGAAACTCATGCTATGATGTCACCAAGTACAAGCGGGCTGCGCAGCGCCTTGCGGCAAGAGGGTATAGAGTACACTATGCCGTTGAAAAAGGATAATACACTAAATAAGTCTGACGATGGCAACTTCACTGAGGAAAGCAACAGCGTTGATGATGCGAATAATG CACACAATGTTAACACCGTTGAAGTGACAAATCAACAACTTCTGGTGGATGATGATGAAGAAGATACCGATAATTTCTTAGAAAATCTAGAAGTGAATGATAAGGATCTGCGTAGAATGCAGACTGCACACATACGTAAACTTAACATCCAGGAAATGACCGATGACTTCAGTGACAGTTCAATCTTATTAATAGAGGGCGTAGAATGTCAAGGATTCTTCAGCTTCCTACTCAACGCCAAAAGCACTATTTCCACTGCAGGAAAGCTGGCTGGTGTTCCACCCACCCTTCTTGCACCCGTCGCTTTTCCCAAAGCTACTATGCAACATTTGGCTACACGTTCGAGCAAAGTACGTATGGATGGTGTGGACTACAATAGCATCGAGGTAAAAGGTGTTGTGCTACCGTCGTTCTTGCCGTACGCCTGTCATTTACTAGGCGAAACGAAAGACACATTTAGCGCAACTCTTGCCAGTAACACCACTACATTGGCGTTCAGCAAAGCAACGCAACGTTTGCTAGAACAAGCAGGACCTGTCGGCAATGAACGGGAGCAACCTAAGGCAGCCCAAGACGAAGCTGCTGGGCAGGTCTTTGGGCAAGAAAACTTATCCGATTGCGGCCTGCTTCCTGATGTTATAGAGTGTATGTGTCGCACTGGGCAAAATGCAGTCACACTATTGGAGCATGTGTGCTTTGATAAAGTCCACGGCTATGCGTGGAGTTGA
- the LOC129253222 gene encoding DNA-directed RNA polymerases I, II, and III subunit RPABC2 yields the protein MDEGDYDNDDVGGDDFDDVDEEDNIDDINQEEEADNIEIIAPGNAGGGVPKSKRITTKYMTKYERARVLGTRALQIAMCAPIMVELEGETDPLQIAMKELKQKKIPIIIRRFLPDHSYEDWSIDELIIVDH from the exons atggATGAAGGTGATTACGATAATGATGA TGTCGGCGGTGATGATTTCGATGATGTTGACGAAGAGGACAACATTGATGACATTAACCAAGAAGAGGAAGCTGATAATATAGAAATTATTGCACCTGGAAATGCAGGTGGCGGCGTACCTAAGTCGAAACGCATTACGACCAAATATATGACGAAGTACGAACGGGCGCGCGTGTTGGGTACGCGTGCTTTGCAAATTGCTATGTGCGCACCAATTATGGTAGAATTGGAGGGCGAAACTGATCCGCTGCAAATTGCTATGAaagaattgaaacaaaaaaagatacCAATTATTATAAGACGATTCCTACCAGATCATTCCTATGAGGACTGGAGCATAGACGAATTAATTATAGTagatcattaa